One stretch of Paenibacillus sp. FSL R5-0341 DNA includes these proteins:
- a CDS encoding PspA/IM30 family protein: MGILSRFRDVMKANVNHMLSRAEDPEKSVNEYMRSLSSDLGQVKAETAAVLSDESRAKRALDECSAEVKKLQRYAEKSAESGDEDKARGFLEKKVKLADKMNELQAAYERASAKAKMMKHMNDKLVADLGQLEARHAELKGRMADAKAQQQANERNASAGRADAALKAMEDKANQALNEAEALAELRAGAQEDDLDELIAQLERDMNADTGNNESASPSAEEELAAIQEKLKNK; the protein is encoded by the coding sequence ATGGGAATCTTATCGAGGTTTAGAGACGTGATGAAGGCCAATGTGAACCACATGCTGTCTCGGGCGGAAGACCCGGAGAAGAGTGTGAATGAGTATATGCGCAGCCTGAGCAGTGATCTGGGTCAGGTGAAGGCCGAGACAGCAGCGGTGTTGTCAGATGAGAGCCGGGCGAAGCGAGCATTGGATGAGTGCAGTGCCGAGGTCAAGAAATTACAGCGGTACGCTGAGAAATCAGCGGAGTCGGGAGACGAAGACAAGGCACGTGGTTTTCTGGAGAAGAAAGTGAAGCTGGCTGACAAAATGAACGAATTGCAGGCTGCCTATGAACGGGCTTCCGCCAAAGCCAAGATGATGAAGCATATGAATGACAAGCTCGTTGCAGATTTGGGGCAACTGGAAGCGCGGCATGCAGAACTGAAAGGCCGAATGGCAGATGCGAAGGCTCAGCAACAGGCCAACGAACGGAATGCATCTGCGGGCAGAGCTGATGCTGCATTGAAGGCCATGGAAGACAAGGCGAATCAGGCGCTGAACGAAGCAGAGGCTTTGGCAGAACTACGCGCTGGGGCACAGGAAGATGACTTGGACGAATTAATAGCCCAGTTGGAGAGGGACATGAACGCAGATACGGGTAATAATGAGAGTGCGTCGCCAAGTGCGGAGGAAGAACTCGCAGCGATTCAGGAGAAGTTGAAGAATAAGTAA
- a CDS encoding TFIIB-type zinc ribbon-containing protein, with amino-acid sequence MPVIEYKCPNCGSGMIFDSVSGALSCPSCGRQDNIEQIPDPLKRQVFTENEVKEYHCNSCGADIVTEPETSATTCSFCGAAVVLSDRLTGNLAPAMVIPFSINKDQAKQAFKKWCRNGLLTPSGFMSADRIQSITGMYVPFWLYELHNKIEVHGRGTKVRSYTQGDYHYTETQHFDIYRRIRLNYVNLPIDASEKMKDELMDKLEPFPYNQLKLFKTPYLAGYIAEKYSYTDEELFPRAKDKTRSYIDSYIASTVSGYSSVSYTDKQIDTKLKHADYVLLPVWMVNYDYNRAQYTFAMNGQTGKVVGKPPISKAKVAGWFAGVSAVSLLSLKLVSWMMGGGFL; translated from the coding sequence ATGCCGGTTATTGAATATAAATGTCCCAACTGCGGGAGTGGCATGATCTTTGACAGTGTGTCAGGTGCATTGTCCTGTCCCAGCTGCGGCCGCCAGGACAACATAGAGCAGATCCCAGATCCGTTGAAGAGACAAGTGTTTACCGAAAATGAGGTCAAGGAATACCACTGTAACAGCTGCGGAGCTGACATCGTGACGGAGCCGGAGACCAGTGCGACGACATGCAGCTTCTGCGGTGCAGCGGTTGTACTGAGTGATCGGCTGACGGGCAACCTGGCCCCCGCGATGGTGATTCCCTTTTCGATTAACAAGGACCAAGCCAAGCAGGCTTTCAAAAAGTGGTGCAGAAACGGCCTGTTAACGCCAAGTGGCTTCATGTCCGCCGATCGGATTCAGAGCATTACCGGCATGTACGTGCCGTTCTGGTTGTATGAGTTACATAACAAAATCGAAGTGCATGGTCGTGGCACCAAGGTCAGGTCCTACACCCAGGGCGACTACCATTACACGGAAACACAGCATTTCGATATATACCGCAGAATTCGGCTGAATTACGTGAATCTGCCCATTGATGCATCGGAGAAAATGAAGGATGAGCTGATGGATAAGCTGGAGCCTTTCCCATATAACCAGCTGAAATTGTTCAAGACCCCGTATCTGGCGGGGTACATTGCGGAAAAATACAGTTATACGGACGAAGAACTTTTTCCACGGGCCAAGGATAAAACGAGATCGTACATTGATTCTTATATTGCCTCCACCGTATCCGGATATAGCAGCGTGAGCTACACGGACAAACAGATTGATACCAAGCTCAAACATGCGGACTATGTGCTGCTCCCGGTGTGGATGGTCAACTATGACTATAATCGTGCACAGTATACCTTTGCCATGAATGGTCAGACAGGTAAAGTGGTCGGTAAACCGCCGATCAGCAAAGCCAAAGTGGCCGGATGGTTCGCAGGAGTCTCTGCGGTCTCATTGCTGTCACTGAAGCTGGTTTCCTGGATGATGGGAGGTGGATTCTTATGA
- a CDS encoding TPM domain-containing protein, which yields MKRTPLAVIATLILLMINLVAPSLPMSSASAAESKNLIYDEANLLSEQEKSELNLLANQYGAERQTDFVIYTTNNVENQDVMLLTEDFYDEQGLGYDKKFGNAVILTMDMNNREVYLAGFYKAKEYLSDQRLDAIRTRITSDLSSGDYKLAFEKYIELSYKYMGYEPGVNPNNILFNGWFQLGVSVVLGGIVVGMMTYRSGGRVTVNRATYEDSSNSSVIDRQDRYIRTTVTKRKIEKNNNNGGGGGGGGTSRGGHSHSGSRGSF from the coding sequence ATGAAAAGAACCCCTCTGGCCGTGATAGCTACGCTCATTTTACTTATGATAAACCTTGTCGCACCGTCGCTTCCCATGTCATCGGCATCCGCAGCGGAGAGCAAAAACCTCATCTATGATGAGGCCAACCTGCTGAGTGAGCAGGAGAAAAGTGAATTGAATCTACTTGCGAATCAGTATGGCGCGGAACGGCAGACGGACTTTGTTATCTATACAACGAATAATGTTGAGAATCAGGATGTTATGCTCTTAACGGAAGATTTTTATGATGAGCAGGGGTTAGGGTACGATAAGAAATTTGGTAATGCTGTCATATTGACGATGGATATGAATAATCGCGAAGTGTATCTGGCTGGATTTTATAAGGCAAAAGAATATCTGAGCGATCAGCGGCTTGATGCTATTCGTACGCGAATTACTTCTGACTTGTCTAGTGGGGATTATAAACTCGCATTTGAGAAATATATTGAGCTCTCTTACAAATATATGGGGTATGAACCCGGTGTAAATCCGAACAATATTTTGTTCAACGGCTGGTTTCAGTTGGGAGTATCTGTGGTCCTTGGCGGTATTGTTGTTGGTATGATGACTTATCGTTCCGGGGGACGTGTCACGGTCAATCGTGCGACTTATGAGGATTCAAGCAATTCCAGTGTAATTGATCGTCAGGATCGTTACATCCGTACAACCGTAACCAAGCGCAAAATCGAGAAGAACAATAACAACGGTGGAGGCGGTGGAGGTGGAGGTACCTCCCGAGGCGGTCATTCACACAGTGGAAGTAGAGGTTCGTTTTAG
- a CDS encoding SPFH domain-containing protein — protein sequence MGFFRNQFSNVVEWEEFRDDMIFWKWSNREIKKGSKLIIRSGQDAIFLNNGKVEGIFEDEGSFNIDSEIIPFLSTLKGFKFGFNSGMRVEVLFVNTKEFTVRWGTQSPVLIPTAQLPGGMPIRANGTFNFKVSDYVTLIDKIAGIKQSYLVEDVKIRITSVLDQLLMKWISREGKDMFNLQANASDIAKGIQEDLDMQMMDIGIGITGFQVMSFNYPKEIQDMITKTASHEMIGNLQKYQQVSMTDGISSGKVQGGGAASDMAGMMMGMNMANEMMKNMNQNQGQNQNNNAGSSQNQNNDQKPAGNSNGDSGNSSSTEGNKKPNFCPNCGAKNEGANFCPNCGQKLG from the coding sequence ATGGGATTTTTCAGAAATCAATTTTCGAATGTGGTGGAATGGGAAGAGTTCAGAGATGACATGATATTTTGGAAGTGGAGCAACCGGGAGATCAAGAAGGGGAGTAAACTCATTATCCGTTCGGGTCAGGACGCCATTTTCCTGAATAACGGTAAAGTGGAAGGCATTTTCGAGGACGAAGGATCGTTTAATATTGATTCCGAGATCATTCCGTTCCTTTCTACCTTAAAAGGGTTCAAATTCGGATTCAACAGCGGCATGCGGGTCGAAGTACTATTTGTAAATACGAAAGAGTTCACCGTGCGCTGGGGCACGCAAAGTCCGGTATTGATTCCAACAGCACAACTCCCGGGTGGGATGCCGATTCGGGCCAACGGCACATTTAATTTTAAAGTAAGTGACTATGTCACTCTGATCGATAAGATTGCAGGCATTAAGCAGAGTTATCTGGTGGAGGATGTCAAAATCCGAATCACTTCTGTGCTGGATCAACTTTTAATGAAGTGGATTAGCCGTGAAGGGAAGGATATGTTCAACCTGCAGGCCAATGCATCAGATATTGCCAAGGGGATTCAGGAAGATCTGGATATGCAGATGATGGACATCGGCATTGGGATTACCGGTTTCCAAGTAATGAGCTTCAATTATCCAAAAGAGATTCAGGATATGATTACGAAGACCGCTTCGCATGAGATGATTGGTAATCTGCAAAAATATCAGCAGGTTAGCATGACAGATGGTATCTCATCCGGTAAAGTACAGGGCGGCGGCGCAGCTTCGGATATGGCGGGCATGATGATGGGTATGAACATGGCCAATGAAATGATGAAAAACATGAACCAGAATCAAGGCCAGAATCAGAACAACAATGCGGGTTCGTCCCAAAATCAGAATAACGACCAGAAGCCAGCGGGAAATAGCAACGGTGATTCAGGTAACTCTTCATCTACAGAAGGCAACAAGAAGCCAAACTTCTGCCCGAACTGTGGAGCCAAAAATGAAGGAGCCAACTTCTGTCCAAATTGTGGTCAAAAGCTGGGTTAA
- a CDS encoding DUF896 domain-containing protein encodes MIPTLTRINELSRKAKEGGLTEMEKEEQARLRKEYLQTFRGSVNDILLNATIYDPNGDDVTPDKLKQEQANQNND; translated from the coding sequence ATGATCCCAACATTGACCAGAATAAATGAACTTTCAAGAAAAGCCAAAGAGGGCGGATTGACGGAGATGGAGAAAGAGGAACAGGCTCGTCTTCGCAAGGAATATCTGCAAACTTTTCGCGGTTCGGTCAACGACATTCTGCTGAATGCAACCATCTATGATCCAAACGGCGATGACGTGACTCCTGATAAATTGAAACAAGAACAGGCCAATCAAAATAACGACTAG
- a CDS encoding ring-cleaving dioxygenase: MTIQTAGIHHITAFAGDPQANVDFYAGVLGLRLVKKTINFDAPDVYHLYFGDEHGSPGTIITFFPSAGSPRGKIGGGQVGITSYVIPPGSIGFWQNRLEQYNIEVTKTSRFNEELLQFEDSEGLRLELVEREEGATSTWAHEGIPTDKAIKGFGGAVLFSVNPQRTMDALEKIMGFVRVSENDEYARFRSSGDIGNVVDVPVTRIPLGMGGAGTVHHIAWRAKDDEEHAQWSEAVRDYGYQPTPVRDRQYFNAIYFREAGGILFEIATDPPGFAKDEPADSLGQKLMLPEWFEKYRPQIEDNLQPIVVRTLVPATAAN; this comes from the coding sequence ATGACTATTCAAACAGCAGGTATTCACCATATTACAGCTTTCGCAGGCGATCCACAGGCCAACGTTGATTTTTATGCCGGAGTTCTGGGACTTCGTCTCGTGAAAAAAACAATTAACTTCGATGCACCTGATGTATATCATCTGTACTTTGGAGACGAACACGGAAGCCCGGGTACCATCATTACCTTCTTCCCATCGGCTGGATCACCACGGGGCAAAATTGGCGGAGGTCAGGTCGGCATCACTTCCTATGTCATTCCTCCTGGGTCGATTGGCTTCTGGCAGAACCGGCTGGAACAGTATAACATTGAGGTAACCAAAACAAGTCGCTTCAATGAAGAGCTGCTTCAATTCGAAGATAGCGAAGGCCTGCGGCTTGAACTAGTTGAACGTGAAGAAGGAGCAACCAGCACTTGGGCGCACGAAGGGATTCCAACAGATAAAGCGATCAAAGGCTTCGGCGGTGCTGTCCTGTTCAGTGTTAATCCGCAAAGAACGATGGATGCTCTTGAGAAAATCATGGGATTTGTCAGAGTGAGTGAAAATGATGAGTATGCTCGTTTCCGGTCCAGCGGGGATATCGGTAATGTCGTAGATGTTCCAGTGACCCGTATACCTCTGGGTATGGGCGGCGCAGGAACCGTGCACCATATTGCATGGCGCGCAAAAGACGATGAAGAGCATGCACAGTGGAGCGAAGCTGTACGTGATTACGGATACCAACCGACTCCTGTTCGGGATCGTCAGTACTTTAACGCAATCTACTTCAGAGAAGCTGGCGGCATTCTGTTCGAGATTGCTACCGATCCTCCGGGCTTTGCCAAAGATGAACCTGCTGATTCGCTTGGACAAAAATTGATGCTGCCAGAGTGGTTTGAGAAATACCGCCCTCAAATTGAGGATAATCTGCAACCGATCGTGGTAAGAACGCTCGTACCTGCTACAGCTGCGAATTAA
- a CDS encoding low temperature requirement protein A: MMEKKVTWLELFYDLLFVAAVSKAGHVLLHAEHGVITFEYLMKFVLIFIPVWWAWVGQTLFINRYGQDILIHRIFLILQLLSVMVMTASLSTHFDQYYLSFFIGYIGSRAFTAIQYLTAHKSKSEHQQQAARYLGICFLIGILISSGSLFFDSWLRYVILYAGIAVDIVLPLIGRKNLVKVPVQTHHLLERFALFTLILLGESVVSIIAVLQADHWDMKSILFAAFTSIFVIAMWWQYFDNVEKKVSKEIQTAGQAIIYGHLFIYISMSMIAASIQLLYQNQLNYVFMIGFVFGSALLYFLSTSLVFHRYRHAHLRLRPRHLAVMVGLLVAFVLVDLVYRVPGYVIMGEDMLFFLVYAKLTT, encoded by the coding sequence ATGATGGAGAAAAAGGTTACCTGGCTGGAACTGTTCTACGATCTGCTCTTTGTAGCAGCGGTCTCCAAAGCGGGTCATGTCTTGTTGCATGCCGAACACGGAGTAATAACGTTTGAATATTTAATGAAGTTTGTGCTTATTTTCATCCCTGTTTGGTGGGCATGGGTCGGTCAGACCTTGTTTATTAATCGCTATGGTCAGGATATCCTGATCCATCGAATATTCCTCATCCTTCAGCTCCTGTCCGTGATGGTCATGACGGCGAGCCTCTCTACCCATTTTGACCAATACTATCTTTCCTTCTTCATCGGGTATATCGGTTCACGGGCGTTTACGGCCATTCAGTATCTGACGGCTCACAAGTCAAAAAGCGAGCATCAGCAGCAAGCGGCTCGTTACTTGGGTATCTGTTTCCTTATTGGCATATTGATCTCATCAGGTTCATTGTTCTTCGATTCCTGGTTACGATACGTGATTTTGTATGCGGGTATTGCTGTGGATATCGTACTTCCGCTGATCGGACGCAAAAACCTGGTGAAGGTACCGGTTCAGACCCATCACTTGTTGGAACGTTTTGCACTCTTTACACTTATCCTGCTGGGTGAATCGGTGGTGAGCATTATCGCTGTGCTGCAAGCCGATCATTGGGACATGAAATCCATCTTGTTTGCCGCCTTTACGTCCATCTTTGTCATTGCGATGTGGTGGCAGTACTTCGACAACGTGGAGAAAAAGGTCAGCAAAGAGATTCAGACTGCCGGGCAAGCGATCATATACGGCCATCTGTTCATCTACATCTCTATGAGCATGATCGCTGCATCGATTCAGCTGTTATATCAGAATCAGTTAAACTATGTGTTCATGATAGGGTTTGTATTTGGATCAGCACTACTGTATTTCTTGTCGACCTCCCTTGTGTTCCACCGTTACAGACACGCACATCTACGACTCCGGCCACGTCATCTGGCGGTGATGGTAGGGCTGCTGGTGGCATTTGTCCTTGTAGATCTGGTCTACCGGGTTCCAGGCTATGTCATCATGGGCGAAGACATGTTATTCTTCCTGGTGTATGCGAAACTTACAACATAA
- a CDS encoding DUF262 domain-containing protein gives MSTGTIEANKKILQKIFSEDFWFLIPEYQRSYVWQTDNITELLDDLYFAFINKPESEYFLGSLVLKKFKDSSFPEYEVLDGQQRLTTFFIMMAVLRDMIINQKNKDTLHRKIFQEENSLESIPSRTRITYRIRDNVEDFIQNYIVKIDGTNSFSELQSKIVNVNVSISNMSNAILQMHKQFSTMEENCNLEEFIKFIFNKAIFIYVSTENTEDAFRLFTILNNRGIPLTNADILKSQNIGALSNEKEKNKYATIWEEIEGKHGDDFDRFLQFLRTILVQEKARANLLEEFNDKIYQIKSPKTPLLSLGKDTLDFVNRYNDIYESIIELQDENLSNSIKNLLTVMKIGLRSEDWIPPLMHYYAKFGIEKLELFLRKLEYKFTGDWVCGISPTVRLDAMNNILKEIDKTNENNLNDLLNHRKLFYVDPEELRTNIEGSIYKKQFARHLLLKIEYLSGDNTVHLSNYQYITVEHILPQNPQKNSQWLNDFTEGARGYWTDRIANLVLISKKKNSALSNHDFITKKQIYLKKRIDAFSANKVFIEQSSVWTPKVLEERQTYLITLLSKSI, from the coding sequence ATGTCCACAGGAACCATTGAAGCAAATAAAAAGATTCTCCAGAAAATATTTTCAGAAGATTTTTGGTTTCTAATACCTGAATATCAGCGCTCATATGTGTGGCAAACTGATAACATCACTGAACTATTAGATGACTTATATTTTGCTTTCATTAATAAACCAGAAAGTGAATACTTCCTCGGCTCGCTTGTACTTAAGAAATTTAAAGATAGCTCTTTTCCCGAGTACGAAGTCTTAGACGGTCAGCAAAGATTGACAACATTTTTTATAATGATGGCTGTTCTAAGAGATATGATAATAAATCAAAAAAACAAGGATACATTGCACAGGAAAATTTTTCAAGAAGAAAATTCATTAGAAAGTATACCATCTCGAACCAGAATTACTTATAGAATAAGGGACAACGTTGAAGACTTTATTCAAAATTATATTGTAAAAATAGATGGGACGAATTCTTTTAGTGAATTACAATCCAAAATAGTAAATGTTAACGTTTCTATATCTAATATGTCTAATGCTATATTACAAATGCATAAACAGTTCTCTACAATGGAAGAAAATTGTAACCTTGAAGAATTTATAAAATTTATATTTAATAAGGCAATATTTATTTATGTATCTACAGAGAATACAGAAGATGCTTTTCGACTCTTTACAATTCTAAACAATCGGGGCATTCCTTTAACTAATGCGGATATATTAAAATCACAGAATATTGGAGCGTTATCCAACGAAAAAGAAAAAAACAAGTATGCAACAATATGGGAAGAAATTGAAGGGAAGCACGGAGATGATTTTGATCGTTTCTTACAATTCTTACGAACAATTTTAGTACAAGAAAAAGCTAGAGCTAACCTACTGGAAGAGTTCAATGATAAGATTTATCAAATTAAGTCACCCAAAACACCACTTCTTAGCTTAGGTAAAGATACGTTAGACTTTGTTAACAGATACAATGATATATATGAATCAATTATTGAATTACAAGATGAAAATCTAAGTAATAGTATTAAAAATTTACTTACTGTCATGAAAATAGGATTGCGTTCTGAAGATTGGATACCACCACTGATGCACTACTATGCTAAATTCGGTATCGAAAAATTAGAATTATTTCTTAGAAAATTAGAATATAAATTCACTGGGGATTGGGTCTGTGGTATTTCACCTACAGTACGATTAGATGCAATGAATAACATACTTAAGGAAATAGATAAAACTAATGAAAACAATTTAAACGATTTATTAAATCACAGAAAATTATTCTATGTTGACCCTGAAGAACTAAGAACCAATATTGAAGGAAGTATTTACAAAAAACAGTTCGCACGACACTTACTTCTAAAAATCGAATATTTATCTGGGGACAATACGGTACATTTATCAAATTATCAGTATATTACTGTCGAACATATTCTACCGCAAAATCCTCAAAAAAATAGTCAATGGCTAAATGACTTTACGGAAGGTGCTAGAGGTTATTGGACTGATCGAATAGCTAATCTTGTATTAATCAGTAAAAAGAAAAATAGTGCTTTGAGTAATCATGATTTCATAACTAAAAAACAAATTTACTTAAAAAAGAGAATTGATGCTTTTAGTGCGAATAAAGTCTTCATTGAACAGAGTTCAGTATGGACTCCTAAGGTCTTAGAGGAACGTCAGACTTATCTTATAACGCTCCTCTCAAAATCAATATAG
- a CDS encoding glycoside hydrolase family 3 C-terminal domain-containing protein yields MSTHQIGVPLEGFAEFSRTVAAEGAVLLRNEGQVLPLRENENVSVFGRIQVNYYRSGTGSGGSVHVAYTTNLLDGLRSKKNITVNEELAAVYEKWIEENPFDDGGKVWAAEPWNQKEMPLTDELVAQARSKSSKAIIVIGRTAGEDQDNADAPGSYQLTEDEKAMLKQVTSQFEHTIVVLNVSNIIDMSWLNETYLHPIQGVIYSWHGGMEGGNAIADVLAGDVTPSGKLTDTIAYSIEDYPSTSNYGNEFKNLYQEDIYVGYRYFETFRPERVQFEFGYGLSYTTFLTQHEEAKSVSKDGETYIEVRVNVTNSGTTYAGKEVVQVYYEAPQGKLGQPVKALVAFGKTGLLQPGESELLTISFPIHAMASYDDAGVTGHASAYVLEEGTYRLHAGTSVKQVDLISIDGQDGYVIESLQLVEQLQEAMAPTEDFTRMKPGLRKEDGSYELTYAEVPKRKVSMANRIEQNLPQTLEQTGNQGYKLSDVKAGKVSLEAFIAQLSDQDLAAIIRGEGMSSPLVTSGTASAFGGVSDSLFNYGIPVACTADGPSGIRMDSGEKATQVSIGTLLAATWNKDLVEELYVMEGQELLRNQVDTLLGPGLNIRRSPLNGRNFEYFSEDPLISGVFAAACTKGIMKGGSNATLKHFACNNQEKHRSKVDAVVSERALREIYLKGFEIAVKEGGANSIMTSYNPVNGHWAASNYDLNTTILRGEWNFEGIVMTDWWAIMNDVTEGGEADRKYTNWMIRAQNDLYMVVPNYGAEINGWDDNTIESLENGTLTRGELQRSAINICKFIMNAPVSGRKHEIVENVASFQANASLSAAQAQALVENAQVKPVVAEPVYMKVDEAGHYRIIVQIMSPEPELAQSACNLLLNDQLVTTIQTNGTEGKWIRQKLVKVDLEAGLYELKLDFTKPGLQIDWIEFKQV; encoded by the coding sequence TTGAGCACACATCAAATCGGAGTTCCATTGGAAGGGTTTGCAGAGTTTAGTCGTACGGTTGCCGCAGAAGGAGCCGTTCTACTCAGAAATGAAGGCCAAGTGCTTCCGCTTCGCGAAAACGAAAACGTTTCAGTTTTTGGTCGAATTCAAGTCAATTATTATCGGAGCGGTACGGGTTCAGGCGGTAGTGTTCATGTGGCCTACACAACAAATCTGCTGGATGGTCTTCGCAGCAAAAAGAATATTACGGTGAATGAAGAGCTGGCAGCTGTCTATGAGAAGTGGATTGAGGAAAATCCATTTGATGATGGCGGAAAAGTATGGGCAGCCGAGCCATGGAATCAGAAAGAAATGCCTTTGACGGATGAACTTGTTGCACAGGCTAGAAGCAAATCCAGCAAAGCCATTATCGTGATTGGTCGTACAGCGGGAGAAGATCAGGATAATGCGGATGCGCCAGGAAGTTACCAACTGACAGAAGATGAGAAAGCGATGTTGAAGCAAGTCACTTCGCAGTTTGAACACACAATCGTTGTGCTGAATGTCTCGAATATCATCGATATGAGCTGGTTAAACGAAACGTATCTACATCCAATCCAAGGTGTGATTTACTCCTGGCATGGCGGTATGGAGGGTGGTAACGCGATTGCTGATGTGCTGGCGGGAGACGTTACACCAAGCGGTAAACTGACAGATACGATTGCATATTCCATCGAAGATTATCCTTCGACAAGCAACTACGGCAATGAGTTCAAGAACCTGTATCAGGAAGATATCTATGTAGGTTATCGTTATTTCGAAACGTTTCGACCTGAGCGCGTTCAGTTTGAATTCGGTTACGGCCTGTCTTATACGACGTTTTTGACCCAGCACGAAGAAGCGAAATCCGTGTCCAAAGACGGCGAAACCTACATTGAAGTTCGTGTCAATGTGACCAACTCAGGTACAACATATGCGGGCAAAGAGGTAGTGCAGGTCTATTATGAAGCACCACAAGGCAAACTGGGACAACCGGTGAAGGCTTTAGTAGCTTTCGGCAAAACAGGATTGTTGCAGCCGGGCGAGTCAGAACTTCTGACGATCAGCTTCCCGATCCATGCCATGGCATCCTACGATGATGCAGGTGTTACAGGTCATGCTTCCGCATACGTATTGGAAGAAGGCACTTACCGACTACATGCAGGAACCAGTGTGAAACAAGTGGATCTCATTAGCATCGATGGCCAGGATGGCTATGTTATTGAATCCCTTCAATTGGTGGAGCAACTGCAAGAAGCGATGGCACCAACTGAAGATTTTACACGGATGAAACCGGGTCTGCGCAAGGAAGATGGATCATATGAACTGACTTATGCTGAAGTGCCGAAGCGTAAAGTTTCCATGGCGAACCGGATTGAGCAGAATCTCCCGCAAACGCTGGAGCAGACGGGTAACCAGGGCTACAAGCTGAGTGATGTTAAGGCTGGCAAAGTGAGTCTGGAAGCCTTCATCGCTCAACTGAGTGATCAGGATCTGGCGGCAATTATCCGAGGCGAAGGCATGAGCAGCCCGCTCGTTACTTCGGGAACGGCATCCGCATTTGGTGGTGTCAGCGACAGTCTGTTTAACTACGGGATTCCGGTAGCATGTACGGCAGATGGCCCGTCCGGTATTCGTATGGATAGTGGCGAGAAGGCAACACAGGTATCCATTGGTACATTGCTTGCGGCGACATGGAACAAAGATCTCGTTGAAGAGTTGTATGTGATGGAAGGACAGGAACTGCTGAGAAATCAGGTGGATACCCTGCTCGGACCTGGACTGAATATTCGCCGGAGCCCGCTTAATGGCCGGAACTTTGAGTACTTCTCTGAAGATCCACTGATCTCGGGTGTATTTGCTGCAGCATGTACGAAAGGTATCATGAAGGGTGGTTCCAATGCCACACTGAAACACTTTGCCTGCAACAACCAGGAGAAGCACCGTAGCAAAGTAGATGCTGTTGTCTCTGAGCGTGCCCTTCGTGAAATTTACCTGAAAGGGTTCGAAATCGCTGTAAAAGAAGGCGGAGCGAACTCCATCATGACCTCCTACAACCCGGTTAACGGACACTGGGCGGCATCCAATTATGATCTCAACACCACGATTCTCCGTGGCGAATGGAATTTTGAGGGTATCGTAATGACCGACTGGTGGGCGATTATGAACGATGTGACCGAAGGTGGAGAGGCTGATCGCAAATACACCAACTGGATGATTCGTGCGCAGAATGATCTCTACATGGTTGTACCGAACTACGGCGCAGAGATCAACGGTTGGGATGATAACACGATTGAATCTTTGGAAAATGGAACATTGACGCGCGGAGAACTGCAACGCTCTGCGATTAACATCTGCAAGTTCATCATGAATGCACCGGTGTCCGGCAGAAAACACGAGATCGTGGAGAACGTCGCTTCGTTCCAAGCGAATGCATCCCTATCTGCTGCGCAAGCTCAGGCGCTGGTGGAGAACGCACAGGTGAAACCTGTGGTAGCTGAACCCGTCTACATGAAAGTGGACGAGGCAGGCCATTACCGGATTATCGTACAGATCATGTCCCCTGAGCCGGAACTGGCTCAAAGTGCATGTAACCTGCTCCTGAATGATCAGTTGGTGACCACCATCCAAACGAATGGTACGGAAGGCAAATGGATCAGACAGAAGCTTGTCAAAGTAGATCTTGAAGCAGGACTGTATGAATTGAAACTGGACTTCACCAAACCAGGCCTCCAGATTGATTGGATCGAATTCAAGCAGGTGTAG